The genome window TGGAACCAGTCACAACTCAGGAAACACTTTTCTATACAGGTACGTATGCGTCAGCGGAAGAACCAGGAATATTTCTATGTGCGTTGAATGCGGATACAGGAGAGATGCGAATCGTCAATCACATGGATGGTGTGAATAATCCGTCTTATCTGGCGCTATGCCCGGATGGCAACTGTCTGTATGTGGCGAGTGAGACGGACGAGGGAGAGGTGTTGGTGTATCGCAGAGATGCGGCAACGAGTGAACTGCACCTGATGGATCGAAAGCAGACCCGTGGAGCTTCTCCATGTTATGTGTCTGTCTCGAAGGATGGTCAGTGGGTGTTCTCATCCAACTATAGCAGCGGCAGTGTCAATGTATTTCCGGTAGGTGATCAGGGGACGCTTGGTGAGATGAGTGCATGGGTGGAGCACACGGGAAGTGGAATCAACGAAGATCGCCAGGAAGGGCCGCATGCACACTCCATTCAGCCAGATCCGTCCGGACAGTATGCTGTCGTATGTGACCTCGGTCTGGATCAGATCATTGTGTATCGGTTGGAAGAAGGACGTCTGGTAACCCATCGTGAGATGGATCAGCCACCAGGCGCAGGGCCAAGGCATCTTGTGTTCCATCCCAACTCGAAGTGGGCATATGTCATCAATGAATTAAACAACACGGTTACGGCATTCCTATACGATGAGCGCAGAGGGGAATTCACTACGGTGCAGCACATATCCACACTTCCAGAAGGGCATAAAGGCGAGGGTACCGCTGCGGACATCCGTGTATCTCCATGTGGACGTTTCCTGTATGCATCCAATCGGGGAGATGACAGCATAGTGCTCTATCATATTGATCAGGAGAGCGGTGAGCTGGAAGCCGTAGAGTGGACGTCCACCATTGGGCAGACACCGCGTAACTTCAATATTTTGCCAGGTGGAATTCTGGTCGTGGCGAATCAGGATAGCAATAACCTTGTAGGTTTCCAGATCAGCGAAGAAGACGGACGACTGACGCATAACGGGTTCAAGCTGGAACTGCCTCGTCCGGTATGTGTTGCGCCTGTGGTATAAGTTGTAATTATATAAGTCGAAGGAGAAATCCTTCGGCTTTTTTATATGCCATCCATTTAATTACTAAATTAGACCTATAGATGGAATTATATGTTTAATTTAAAATAAATATATTAAAGCGCTTACACAAAAAATGGCGCTACAAGGGCAGCGGGCTTACCACTACAATTGGGGAGGCAATTGTTTATGGGAAAAGGATCATTGTTGTGGAAGCGCACATTACGTACAGCCGGAGTATCCCTGCTGAGTTCCGTGTTACTGGTCACTTCGCTAGGCCTTGGCAACACGCCAGTAACACATGCAGCGGGTGCAAGACAGATGGAATATCTCGATCGCGGTGTGGTGGCTGTGAAGACGGGGACAGGTGTTTTTGTCAGTTGGCGGCTTCTGGGTACGGAAGGTTCGAATGTATCGTTTAACGTCTATCGGGACGGAACCAAGGTGAATGCTACACCCATAACGAACAGCACGAACCTTCAGGATGCAAGCGGGACAAGCAGTTCCAAATACACAGTTCGCGCAGTAGTCAGTGGAACGGAGCAGGCTACTTCAGCGGCAGCAAGCGTATGGGGCAACAACTATCTATCTGTACCGCTGAGTGTACCCGCTGGTGGGACAACACCTGATGGAGTAGCCTACACTTACAGTGCTAACGATGCTAGTGCAGGTGATCTGGATGGTGATGGTGAGTATGAATTGATCGTGAAGTGGGACCCCTCCAACTCCAAGGATAACTCTCAGAGCGGTTATACCGGAGAAGTGTTTATCGATGCCTACAAATTAAACGGAACACGCCTCTGGCGAATTGGTTTGGGCAAAAATATCCGTGCCGGCGCTCATTACACCCAGTTCATGGTGTACGATCTCGACGGTGATGGCAAAGCCGAAGTTGCGATGAAAACAGCCGATGGCACCAGGGATGGCACTGGCGTGATCATCGGGGATGCCAGCAAGGATTACCGCAATTCCAGCGGTTATGTATTATCTGGCCCCGAATTCCTGACGGTTTTCAATGGGCAGACTGGCAAAGCGCTCTCCACGGTGAATTACGAACCGGCGCGTGGCAATGTATCCGACTGGGGAGACAACTATGGCAACCGGGTGGACCGGTTCCTTGCTGCCATTGCTTATCTGGATGGGGAGCGCCCAAGCCTGGTCATGGCCCGTGGATACTACACCCGCACAGTACTGGTGGCGTATAACTGGCGGAATGGACAGCTGACCAAACAGTGGACATTTGATTCCAATACCTCGGGCAATTCGGGTTATGCCGGACAGGGCAATCACAATCTGAGTGTGGCGGACGTAGATGGAGATGGGAAAGACGAGATTGTCTATGGCGCCATGGCGGTGGATGATAACGGCAAAGGCTTATATACGACAGGGCTTCATCATGGCGATGCCATGCATCTGAGTGACTTGGACCCTGACCGCCCTGGACTTGAGGTGTTTCAGGTCCATGAGACACCGTCCAATGCCGGAGTGGAATTCCGTGATGCGGGTACAGGCCAATTAATCTGGGGAGTCAAAACAACGAAGGATATTGGACGCGGCATGGCAGCAGATATTGATCCAAGATATAAAGGTGCCGAAGTGTGGGCAGACGGCAGCCTGTACACAGCCAAAGGGCAGAAACTCGGGACAACCCTGCCTTCCTCCACGAATTTTGGGATCTGGTGGGATGGCGACCTGCTCCGTGAACTGTTGGACAGCAACCGAATCGACAAGTGGAATTATACCAACAGCACAACGATGAACCTGCTCACCGCATCCGGCGTTTCTTCCAACAACGGAACCAAGTCTACGCCGAATCTGCAGGCCGATCTCTTCGGGGACTGGAGAGAGGAAGTCGTGTGGCGGACCAATGACAGCTCAGCGCTGCGGATCTATACCACAACAGCAGTTACCGACAAACGCATCTATACGCTGATGCATGATCCGGTGTACCGTCTTGGCGTCGCTTGGCAAAATGTAGCCTACAATCAGCCGCCGCACACCGGCTTTTATCTGGGCGAAGGCATGAACCCACCACCGGTACCGAATATCCGGTATGCGGGCAGATGAGGAATGGACAAGGTGTGGCTGACCAACTCCGCACATGTTTATCGTAAACAGCGAAGCATGGGATTCGCTGAAGGGAACAACGGCCGATGGTTCGTTGTTCCTCTTTTTTTGCCAATGGCGCAGAAATCCGGTAAAAATCGGAAAAAACGTTTGACAGGTATATAGACTGCCTTTATTATACGTATATAACTTACTAAACAGGTAGGAATAATAAAACATGCAACCTGAACAGAATAACGTTCTCACCGTATAGACGGAGGAACACCGCAGCGCATCCTTTCCGGATGAAAGCATACACGGCCCAGGGCCGGCATGACTTTATGGGGAGAAGTGCGCGGGGGTTCCTCCGTCTTCTTGTTTTTTACGGGGCGTTCGATCCTGTTCAGCCGGCCTGGGGTAGTCATGCAGATTGATATCGGGGGAGTGTTTTTGATGAAAAAGAGAATTCACAAGGGTATTCTGGTTGGTCTGGCACTGGTGTTAACAGGGGTACTGGCAGCATGTGGGTCGGATAGCAGCGGGTCCAGTGCAGCAGGAACATCGGGGGGAGCGAAAGGTGGCAAGGAAGGGACTAAGCCTATCGAACTGCTGAATGTTTCCTACGATCCAACACGGGAACTCTATGAGCAATATAACAAAGCGTTTGCGGCGCATTGGTTGAAAGAGAAGGGCCAGGAAGTGACGATCAAGCAATCCCACGGGGGATCGGGCAAACAGAGTCGTTCGGTTATCGACGGACTGGATGCAGACGTGGTGACACTGGCATTGGGATACGATATTGATGCGATTGAAGATAAAGGTCTGATTAACGAAGGCTGGCAGGACAAATACGAGCATAACAGCTCTCCGTATACCTCTACGATTGTATTCCTTGTACGTAAAGGCAATCCCAAAGGCATCAAGGACTGGGATGATCTGATCAAAGGGGATACCCAAGTCATCACCCCGAATCCCAAAACGTCCGGCGGGGCACGCTGGAATTATCTGGCGGCATGGGGGTATGCCCTTAAGCACAATAACAATGATGAAGAGAAAGCGAAGGAATTCGTTGGTGAATTGTTCAAACATGCGCCTGTGCTGGATTCGGGTGCTCGCGGATCTACGACAACGTTTGTTGAACGTGGCATTGGGGATGTGCTGCTTGCCTGGGAGAATGAAGCTTTCCTATCGGTAAAAGAGCTGGGTCCGGACAAATTCGATATTGTCGTGCCTTCGGTTAGTATCTTAGCAGAACCCCCGGTTGCGATTGTGGACAAAAATGCAGACAAAAAAGGAAGCCGCGACGTGGCGGATGCCTACCTGAAATATTTGTACAGTGAAGAAGGA of Paenibacillus sp. FSL R5-0517 contains these proteins:
- a CDS encoding rhamnogalacturonan lyase translates to MGKGSLLWKRTLRTAGVSLLSSVLLVTSLGLGNTPVTHAAGARQMEYLDRGVVAVKTGTGVFVSWRLLGTEGSNVSFNVYRDGTKVNATPITNSTNLQDASGTSSSKYTVRAVVSGTEQATSAAASVWGNNYLSVPLSVPAGGTTPDGVAYTYSANDASAGDLDGDGEYELIVKWDPSNSKDNSQSGYTGEVFIDAYKLNGTRLWRIGLGKNIRAGAHYTQFMVYDLDGDGKAEVAMKTADGTRDGTGVIIGDASKDYRNSSGYVLSGPEFLTVFNGQTGKALSTVNYEPARGNVSDWGDNYGNRVDRFLAAIAYLDGERPSLVMARGYYTRTVLVAYNWRNGQLTKQWTFDSNTSGNSGYAGQGNHNLSVADVDGDGKDEIVYGAMAVDDNGKGLYTTGLHHGDAMHLSDLDPDRPGLEVFQVHETPSNAGVEFRDAGTGQLIWGVKTTKDIGRGMAADIDPRYKGAEVWADGSLYTAKGQKLGTTLPSSTNFGIWWDGDLLRELLDSNRIDKWNYTNSTTMNLLTASGVSSNNGTKSTPNLQADLFGDWREEVVWRTNDSSALRIYTTTAVTDKRIYTLMHDPVYRLGVAWQNVAYNQPPHTGFYLGEGMNPPPVPNIRYAGR
- a CDS encoding sulfate ABC transporter substrate-binding protein, whose translation is MKKRIHKGILVGLALVLTGVLAACGSDSSGSSAAGTSGGAKGGKEGTKPIELLNVSYDPTRELYEQYNKAFAAHWLKEKGQEVTIKQSHGGSGKQSRSVIDGLDADVVTLALGYDIDAIEDKGLINEGWQDKYEHNSSPYTSTIVFLVRKGNPKGIKDWDDLIKGDTQVITPNPKTSGGARWNYLAAWGYALKHNNNDEEKAKEFVGELFKHAPVLDSGARGSTTTFVERGIGDVLLAWENEAFLSVKELGPDKFDIVVPSVSILAEPPVAIVDKNADKKGSRDVADAYLKYLYSEEGQTIAAENYYRPTLDSVEEKFKDQFPALELFTLKDVFGTWRDTQAKHFNDGGIFDQIYVPGS
- a CDS encoding lactonase family protein, which gives rise to MEPVTTQETLFYTGTYASAEEPGIFLCALNADTGEMRIVNHMDGVNNPSYLALCPDGNCLYVASETDEGEVLVYRRDAATSELHLMDRKQTRGASPCYVSVSKDGQWVFSSNYSSGSVNVFPVGDQGTLGEMSAWVEHTGSGINEDRQEGPHAHSIQPDPSGQYAVVCDLGLDQIIVYRLEEGRLVTHREMDQPPGAGPRHLVFHPNSKWAYVINELNNTVTAFLYDERRGEFTTVQHISTLPEGHKGEGTAADIRVSPCGRFLYASNRGDDSIVLYHIDQESGELEAVEWTSTIGQTPRNFNILPGGILVVANQDSNNLVGFQISEEDGRLTHNGFKLELPRPVCVAPVV